One part of the Pelagibacterium nitratireducens genome encodes these proteins:
- a CDS encoding cation diffusion facilitator family transporter, whose translation MTRNPDTSNAANDGHAHDANHDHGQVVTASNERRIRLVLIFTAGYAIVQAVGGWFSGSLALIADAGHMVSDSAALLLALIAYRIARRAADATRTYGFHRVRVLAALANGATLLLLVAWIAWEAVQRVNAPVQILAGPMLIVAVIGLGVNVAGALILWSGNRGDGNLRGAFLHVIGDLLGSVGAIAAAIGIMLTGWTILDPILSVLVAALVVRSAWSLISDSIRVLLQAVPRGVDAIEVERGLASLPGIAEAGHFHAWTLTDESSVATVHVSPAEGTDPLGLPPIVSAWLKERYAIDHVTVQVDPPGKLDSGHH comes from the coding sequence ATGACCCGAAACCCGGACACCTCCAATGCCGCGAATGACGGGCATGCTCATGACGCTAACCACGATCACGGACAGGTCGTGACTGCCTCGAACGAGCGGCGCATCCGTCTCGTTCTCATCTTCACCGCCGGCTACGCGATTGTGCAGGCGGTCGGCGGCTGGTTCTCCGGCTCACTGGCGTTGATCGCCGATGCCGGCCACATGGTCTCGGATTCGGCCGCGCTGCTGCTGGCCCTGATCGCGTACCGCATCGCGCGGCGCGCCGCCGACGCCACGCGCACATATGGCTTTCACCGGGTGCGGGTCCTGGCCGCGCTCGCCAACGGCGCGACGCTGCTCTTGCTCGTCGCATGGATCGCCTGGGAGGCGGTGCAACGCGTCAATGCCCCTGTCCAGATTCTGGCAGGTCCGATGCTGATCGTCGCCGTGATCGGCCTCGGCGTGAACGTCGCTGGAGCCTTGATCCTCTGGTCGGGGAACAGGGGCGACGGCAATCTCAGGGGCGCGTTCCTGCACGTCATCGGCGATCTTCTCGGCTCAGTGGGCGCCATTGCCGCCGCCATCGGGATCATGCTGACGGGATGGACGATCCTGGACCCCATCCTCTCTGTGCTGGTGGCGGCGCTCGTGGTCAGATCCGCATGGAGCCTTATCTCGGACTCGATCCGCGTTCTGTTGCAGGCTGTTCCCCGGGGCGTGGATGCGATCGAAGTGGAGCGCGGTCTTGCGAGTCTTCCCGGCATCGCCGAGGCCGGGCATTTTCACGCCTGGACGCTGACCGATGAATCCAGCGTTGCCACTGTCCACGTCAGCCCGGCAGAGGGAACCGATCCACTCGGCCTGCCTCCAATCGTCTCAGCGTGGCTCAAGGAGCGGTATGCGATCGACCATGTCACCGTACAGGTGGACCCGCCGGGCAAACTCGACAGTGGCCACCACTGA
- a CDS encoding DUF1223 domain-containing protein, translating into MDVEAETEDVVILRAGPRSDLGEAIVWLVAFRNSAEVDIARGDNMGQRLSYSHIVTSRQPVGMWDPASGAAIRVPVPEALGPGNDGLALIIQEKNGALPGRILGAAAIMR; encoded by the coding sequence GTGGACGTTGAAGCTGAAACCGAGGACGTCGTTATTCTCAGGGCAGGTCCGCGTTCCGATTTAGGCGAGGCGATTGTATGGCTGGTCGCCTTTCGCAACAGTGCCGAGGTCGATATCGCGCGTGGCGACAACATGGGCCAACGCCTCTCCTATTCTCACATCGTCACTTCCCGCCAACCGGTCGGGATGTGGGATCCGGCGAGCGGCGCGGCGATACGTGTTCCAGTGCCCGAGGCTCTCGGCCCCGGCAACGACGGTTTAGCGCTCATCATACAGGAAAAGAACGGCGCTTTACCTGGCCGCATCCTGGGCGCCGCTGCGATCATGCGCTGA